One genomic region from Gadus morhua chromosome 9, gadMor3.0, whole genome shotgun sequence encodes:
- the LOC115550707 gene encoding three-prime repair exonuclease 1-like, with protein MQSNKTSGGKTMVFFDLEATGLETWRCEIIQLAAISGERTFNVYMMPEIAIDRGAAEVTGFSVRDGELLLQGTAVPTVTLTEALTSFLDFLQSLEQPVLLTAHGARRFDKPVLDRALLKCSLTRQFQQLGSRYLDTFLLSKALYPRIRSYSQVNLVRHFLGKTYNAHNALEDVRALQELYSCWDPSEKTLNRCTS; from the exons ATGCAGTCCAACAAG ACGTCTGGGGGTAAAACGATGGTCTTCTTTGACCTGGAGGCCACGGGATTAG AAACCTGGCGGTGTGAGATCATCCAGCTGGCAGCCATCAGCGGCGAGCGCACCTTCAACGTGTACATGATGCCCGAGATCGCCATCGACAGAGGGGCAGCGGAGGTCACGGGCTTCAGCGTCCGAGATGGCGAACTCCTCCTGCAGGGTACAGCCGTGCCGACCGTCACCTTGACCGAGGCCCTGACCTCCTTCCTTGACTTCCTGCAGTCCTTAGAGCAGCCCGTGCTGCTGACCGCACACGGCGCCAGACGCTTTGACAAACCTGTACTGGACAGAGCGCTACTCAAGTGTTCCCTCACCAGGCAGTtccagcagctgggctccagaTACTTGGACACCTTCCTACTCAGTAAGGCGCTCTATCCAAGGATACGTAGCTATTCACAGGTGAACCTGGTGCGGCACTTCCTGGGGAAAACCTACAATGCCCATAATGCATTGGAGGATGTTAGGGCTCTGCAGGAGCTGTACAGTTGTTGGGATCCCAGTGAAAAGACTTTGAATCGGTGTACATCATAG
- the LOC115550706 gene encoding three-prime repair exonuclease 1 has translation MQSNKTSGGKTVVFFDLEATGLETWRCEIIQLAAISGERTFNVYMMPEIAIDRGAAEVTGFSVRDGELLLQGTAVPTVTLTEALTSFLDFLQSLEQPVLLTAHGARRFDKPVLDRALLKCSLTRQFQQLGSRYLDTFLLSKALYPRIRSYSQVNLVRHFLGKTYNAHNALEDVRALQELYSCWDPSEKTLNRCTS, from the exons ATGCAGTCCAACAAG ACGTCTGGGGGTAAAACGGTGGTCTTCTTTGACCTGGAGGCCACGGGATTAG AAACCTGGCGGTGTGAGATCATCCAGCTGGCAGCCATCAGTGGCGAGCGCACCTTCAACGTGTACATGATGCCCGAGATCGCCATCGACAGAGGGGCAGCGGAGGTCACGGGCTTCAGCGTCCGAGATGGCGAACTCCTCCTGCAGGGTACAGCCGTGCCGACCGTCACCTTGACCGAGGCCCTGACCTCCTTCCTTGACTTCCTGCAGTCCTTAGAGCAGCCCGTGCTGCTGACCGCACACGGCGCCAGACGCTTTGACAAACCTGTACTGGACAGAGCGCTACTCAAGTGTTCCCTCACCAGGCAGTtccagcagctgggctccagaTACTTGGACACCTTCCTACTCAGTAAGGCGCTCTATCCAAGGATACGTAGCTATTCACAGGTGAACCTGGTGCGGCACTTCCTGGGGAAAACCTACAATGCCCATAATGCATTGGAGGATGTTAGGGCTCTGCAGGAGCTGTACAGTTGTTGGGATCCCAGTGAAAAGACTTTGAATCGGTGTACATCATAG